One Dehalococcoidia bacterium DNA segment encodes these proteins:
- a CDS encoding acyl-CoA/acyl-ACP dehydrogenase, translating into MLELQLNEEEAFIQRVARDFLRDRVPTREVREVERSPLGYDEAVWKEIQDLGWVGLPFSAEVGGAGARFTSVAVLAEELGRACYPGPLRAVWAYGLLLERLGDDGNLRALVAGRQVGVPALWEADGPFDPEATAATVDATGALAGTKVLVAYANAANRLLVLARQGEALRLVLVDAGAVQRVETPSSTGDRLFALQLDGARALQVYPADGRQVLADVLPKLAAIDCAWMVGLASKAFELAVDYAKTRVQFGRPIGAFQAVQHKIADLGIDVEGGRFLAYRAAWAVEKAPEEAELALHYAKAWLNSAAERIIKESFQVHGAMGMTWEYDLQLALRRLKFSSLSYGDTHYHRERVLAAHGV; encoded by the coding sequence GTGCTCGAGCTTCAGTTGAATGAGGAAGAAGCGTTCATTCAGCGTGTCGCGCGCGACTTTTTGCGCGACCGCGTTCCAACGCGCGAAGTGCGCGAGGTCGAGCGCTCGCCGCTCGGCTACGACGAGGCGGTCTGGAAGGAGATCCAAGACCTCGGCTGGGTAGGGCTGCCCTTCTCCGCCGAGGTGGGCGGCGCGGGCGCCCGCTTCACCTCCGTCGCGGTGCTGGCGGAGGAGCTCGGCCGCGCCTGTTATCCCGGACCGCTCCGCGCTGTCTGGGCGTATGGGCTCCTTTTGGAGCGCCTCGGCGATGACGGCAACTTGCGCGCCCTCGTCGCCGGGCGGCAGGTCGGCGTGCCCGCGCTCTGGGAGGCGGACGGCCCATTCGACCCGGAGGCGACGGCGGCGACTGTCGACGCGACAGGCGCCCTTGCCGGCACGAAAGTGCTTGTCGCCTACGCCAATGCCGCGAACCGGCTGCTGGTCCTCGCGCGGCAGGGGGAGGCGCTCCGGCTTGTGCTCGTCGATGCGGGGGCGGTGCAGCGGGTTGAAACGCCCTCCTCCACCGGCGACCGCCTGTTCGCGCTTCAGTTGGACGGCGCCCGCGCGCTCCAAGTCTACCCGGCCGACGGGCGGCAGGTGCTCGCCGATGTGCTCCCCAAGCTCGCCGCAATTGACTGCGCGTGGATGGTCGGGCTGGCGAGCAAGGCGTTCGAACTCGCTGTCGACTATGCCAAGACGCGCGTGCAATTCGGCCGTCCGATCGGCGCCTTCCAAGCTGTTCAGCACAAGATCGCGGATCTCGGCATCGATGTCGAAGGCGGGCGCTTCCTCGCCTACCGCGCCGCGTGGGCTGTTGAAAAGGCGCCCGAGGAGGCGGAACTCGCTCTCCACTACGCCAAAGCTTGGCTGAACAGTGCCGCCGAGCGCATCATCAAGGAGAGCTTTCAAGTGCACGGGGCGATGGGTATGACGTGGGAGTATGACCTTCAGCTGGCGCTGCGCCGGCTGAAGTTCTCCAGCCTCTCCTATGGCGACACCCACTACCATCGCGAGCGCGTGCTCGCCGCTCACGGGGTGTAG
- a CDS encoding 5-methyltetrahydropteroyltriglutamate--homocysteine methyltransferase — translation MPLTPLATQLVGSYSKPPWLFARERYPFFREEDAWRPPPELRREAQDDATLLAIYDQEEAGLDIITDGEQRRGRFDLYFLRYGGIDTVRMGRREFGADRDTSGSDVRPEFGAAWHDPNRALAPRVFAPVRWERPLAVEDLRFLQRHTDRPTKMTVLGPLTSACRVANEYYDDFAELVLDFAVAVNAELRALQDAGAQLLQLDEPDLFLRRTRTLPLAEQAINRALEGITVPTVVHLCHGYPTSAINKRVSQFYGESLAALAKTRACAISLEWEEPGYDETILNACGDKIVVLGVLNLGVEAVETVDHVLERVRAALRVVPPERLSLAPDCGLWHLPRAVAFRKIRTMALAAQAIRAEVGL, via the coding sequence ATGCCGTTGACGCCGCTGGCGACCCAGCTGGTCGGAAGCTACAGCAAGCCACCTTGGCTCTTTGCCCGCGAGCGCTACCCGTTCTTTCGCGAAGAGGATGCGTGGCGGCCGCCTCCTGAGCTGCGTCGGGAAGCGCAAGACGATGCCACCCTTCTTGCCATCTATGACCAGGAGGAGGCAGGCCTAGACATCATCACTGATGGAGAGCAGCGGCGCGGCCGGTTCGACCTCTACTTCCTGCGCTATGGCGGCATCGACACGGTGCGGATGGGGCGGCGCGAATTCGGCGCTGACCGCGACACGTCTGGCTCCGATGTCCGCCCGGAATTCGGCGCGGCGTGGCACGACCCGAACCGCGCGCTGGCGCCGCGCGTCTTTGCGCCGGTGCGCTGGGAACGCCCCCTCGCTGTCGAGGACCTGCGCTTTCTCCAGCGCCACACCGACCGCCCGACGAAGATGACAGTGCTCGGGCCGCTCACGTCCGCCTGCCGGGTAGCGAACGAGTACTACGACGATTTCGCTGAACTCGTTCTCGACTTCGCGGTCGCTGTCAATGCGGAGCTTCGAGCGCTGCAGGATGCCGGTGCCCAGCTGCTGCAGCTGGACGAACCAGACCTCTTCCTGCGCCGAACGCGCACGCTGCCGCTTGCCGAGCAGGCCATCAACCGAGCGCTAGAGGGGATTACGGTACCCACCGTTGTCCATCTCTGCCATGGCTACCCGACGAGCGCGATCAACAAACGGGTCAGTCAGTTCTACGGCGAGTCGCTCGCCGCGCTGGCGAAAACCCGCGCTTGCGCGATCAGCCTTGAGTGGGAGGAGCCCGGCTACGACGAGACGATCCTGAACGCGTGCGGAGACAAAATCGTTGTTCTCGGCGTGCTCAACTTGGGCGTCGAGGCGGTGGAGACCGTCGACCACGTGCTGGAGCGGGTGCGCGCGGCGCTGCGCGTCGTGCCGCCGGAGCGGCTGTCGCTCGCGCCTGACTGCGGTCTCTGGCATCTGCCGCGCGCAGTAGCGTTCCGCAAGATCCGAACGATGGCGCTTGCCGCCCAGGCGATACGAGCAGAAGTAGGACTTTAG
- the pheS gene encoding phenylalanine--tRNA ligase subunit alpha, which yields MLDRLRALEQEARTLLSAAATSEELERWRIRFLGRKSELSDLLRQLGSLPPEERPKVGAAANQIKSALETAFTERQRAIEAAARAAAIAAEAVDVTLPGRPVPIGALHPTTQMIRRITEIFSSLGFDIVTGPEVEWDYYNFEALNIPRGHPARDQWDTFWITPEEESERPMLLRTHTSPMQVRIMERQQPPIRVVVPGRVYRYEATDATHESVFFQFEGLAVGEGVTMADLKGTIYTFVRRMFGERRRVRFRCDFFPFVEPGVDVGVDCWVCDGAGCSFCRRSGWIEVMGAGMVHPRVLEYAGIDPKRYTGFAFGGGVERFSLLLHRIDDIRLFYANDIRFLRQFA from the coding sequence ATGCTGGATCGGCTGAGGGCCCTCGAACAGGAAGCGCGGACGCTGCTCAGCGCGGCGGCGACGAGCGAGGAGCTCGAGCGCTGGCGCATTCGATTTCTCGGACGGAAGAGCGAACTGAGCGACCTCCTGCGCCAGCTAGGCAGTTTGCCGCCAGAGGAACGCCCGAAAGTAGGCGCTGCCGCCAACCAGATAAAGAGCGCGCTCGAGACCGCTTTCACAGAGCGCCAGCGCGCGATCGAAGCAGCGGCACGGGCAGCAGCGATCGCCGCCGAAGCCGTCGACGTCACCCTGCCCGGTCGTCCGGTGCCGATCGGCGCGCTACATCCCACCACCCAAATGATCCGCCGGATCACCGAGATCTTCTCTTCCCTCGGCTTCGACATCGTCACCGGCCCCGAAGTGGAGTGGGACTACTACAACTTCGAAGCGCTCAACATCCCGCGCGGCCATCCGGCGCGGGACCAGTGGGACACCTTCTGGATCACGCCAGAAGAGGAATCGGAGCGGCCGATGCTGCTGCGCACCCACACCTCGCCAATGCAGGTGCGCATCATGGAACGCCAGCAGCCTCCGATCCGCGTCGTCGTTCCGGGGCGGGTCTATCGGTATGAGGCGACGGACGCGACGCACGAGTCGGTCTTCTTCCAGTTTGAGGGACTGGCCGTCGGCGAAGGCGTGACGATGGCCGACTTGAAAGGGACGATCTACACCTTCGTTCGGCGCATGTTCGGCGAGCGGCGGCGGGTGCGCTTCCGATGCGACTTCTTCCCCTTCGTCGAGCCGGGTGTCGATGTCGGCGTCGACTGCTGGGTGTGCGACGGGGCGGGCTGCTCCTTCTGCCGGCGAAGCGGCTGGATCGAGGTGATGGGCGCAGGAATGGTTCATCCGCGCGTGCTGGAATACGCCGGCATCGACCCAAAGCGCTATACCGGCTTCGCCTTCGGCGGAGGGGTCGAGCGGTTCAGCCTGCTGCTCCACCGCATCGACGATATTCGGCTGTTCTACGCCAACGACATCCGTTTTCTGCGGCAGTTCGCATGA
- a CDS encoding tetraprenyl-beta-curcumene synthase family protein: MPRALAIPDPALRQHALEAMTTKRFHCEGGAAYAALVDRHGPLLSAIVALQTISDYLDTLCDRGESEEGADYRRLHQAMLDAVQLAPPCPDYYALHPRCEDGGYLPALVTAARRARRRLPGYAAVAEALTELVHRYADLQEYKHLRPRAAGMAAMEQWYAPRRRPGLSWWEFAAACGSTLGMFALLRLAARGVPSRAAVRAVVEAYVPWIGGLHILLDYFIDQEEDASVGEVNLVAPYRTEAERRTRLLFFFQHARRAAGFLPDPAFHQWIVDGLPGLYLADPKALRPRQRPTARALLAATPPYTRLVWAVTRLRHLVREGRASSQRTRLAKSSSPRRAKAGLPSR; encoded by the coding sequence CTGCCGCGCGCCCTCGCGATCCCGGACCCCGCCCTGCGCCAGCACGCGCTCGAGGCGATGACAACCAAGCGGTTCCACTGCGAGGGAGGCGCCGCCTACGCTGCCTTGGTCGACCGGCACGGGCCGCTGCTGAGCGCCATCGTTGCGCTTCAGACGATCAGCGACTACCTCGATACGCTCTGCGACCGCGGGGAGTCGGAGGAGGGCGCCGACTATCGCCGCCTCCATCAGGCCATGCTCGACGCCGTGCAGCTTGCGCCTCCCTGCCCCGATTACTACGCTCTCCATCCCCGCTGCGAGGACGGCGGCTACTTGCCAGCCTTAGTCACCGCTGCGCGTCGGGCCCGCCGGCGCCTCCCGGGCTACGCTGCCGTCGCGGAGGCGCTCACGGAGCTCGTTCACCGCTATGCCGACCTCCAAGAGTACAAACATCTGCGCCCTCGCGCCGCGGGAATGGCGGCGATGGAGCAGTGGTATGCGCCGCGCCGCCGCCCCGGACTGTCGTGGTGGGAATTCGCCGCTGCCTGCGGCTCAACGCTCGGGATGTTCGCCCTTCTGCGGCTTGCCGCGCGCGGCGTGCCCAGCCGCGCCGCCGTCCGCGCGGTCGTCGAGGCGTACGTCCCTTGGATTGGCGGGCTCCATATCCTGCTCGACTACTTCATCGATCAGGAAGAAGATGCGAGCGTGGGCGAAGTGAACCTCGTCGCCCCCTACCGCACCGAGGCAGAGCGCCGGACCCGGCTGCTCTTCTTCTTCCAGCATGCGCGGCGGGCCGCCGGCTTCCTACCCGATCCCGCGTTCCATCAGTGGATCGTCGACGGCCTCCCCGGCCTTTATCTCGCCGACCCGAAAGCGCTCCGTCCTCGCCAGCGGCCGACTGCTCGCGCTCTTCTCGCGGCGACCCCGCCCTACACGCGCCTTGTCTGGGCAGTGACGCGGCTGCGCCATCTCGTCCGCGAAGGCCGCGCTTCCTCGCAGCGAACGCGGCTAGCCAAATCGTCCTCTCCCCGGCGCGCCAAAGCGGGACTTCCTTCCCGATAA
- a CDS encoding aldehyde dehydrogenase family protein, which translates to MLTDDTVLTTLSPGMPILWGGNRFVTVPAELAAQFRPGDRLVVADGELLHIPASIAAAVGAAIDRATAAFLALGAATDAQITAFYEAFARRLEDDAIWAAIAAANAEDVQRARERGRPTTRLAVSARMRADMIAGLRLWRDLPSRRGHVIERIEHEGWTVEQVIDGLGVVGFVFEGRPNVLADATGVLRSGNTAVFRIGSDALGTARAMMEQAVHPAIAEAGLPAGVIELIDSADRAAGWALFSDTRIALAVARGSGPAVAQLGAVARQHGIPVSLHGTGGAWLVADETADPAAFAEAVYHSLDRKVCNTLNVCAIVRARPDLVPVFLDALRRAGERRQGARLHVVAGAETAVPPEWFQRVVTVSRPDGPREEPLADIIPLAALSTEWEWDETPEVSLVLVESVEEAIRLFNQYSPRFIASLVSARPDAHAAFYRAIEAPFVGNGFTRWVDGQYALRRPELGLSNWQYGRLFSRGGILSGDGVFTIRTRAFQHDPSVHR; encoded by the coding sequence ATGCTGACCGACGACACCGTGTTGACGACCCTCTCCCCCGGCATGCCAATCCTCTGGGGCGGGAACCGGTTTGTTACCGTTCCGGCCGAGCTTGCCGCGCAGTTCCGTCCCGGCGACCGGCTGGTCGTCGCCGACGGCGAGCTGCTGCACATTCCCGCTTCCATTGCCGCTGCGGTCGGCGCAGCGATCGACCGGGCAACGGCTGCCTTCCTCGCCCTCGGCGCGGCCACAGACGCGCAGATCACAGCGTTCTACGAGGCATTCGCCCGCCGACTGGAAGATGACGCAATCTGGGCTGCCATCGCCGCCGCCAACGCTGAGGATGTCCAGCGCGCACGGGAGCGCGGCCGGCCGACCACACGCCTGGCGGTGAGCGCGCGAATGCGCGCCGACATGATCGCCGGACTACGCCTCTGGCGAGACCTCCCGAGCCGGCGCGGCCACGTGATCGAGCGGATCGAGCACGAGGGCTGGACAGTTGAGCAGGTGATCGACGGCCTTGGCGTTGTCGGGTTCGTCTTCGAAGGCCGCCCGAACGTCCTCGCCGACGCCACCGGAGTGCTCCGGAGCGGCAACACCGCAGTCTTCCGCATCGGCAGCGACGCCCTCGGCACCGCGCGCGCGATGATGGAGCAGGCAGTGCATCCCGCTATTGCCGAAGCGGGACTGCCGGCGGGAGTGATTGAGCTGATCGACAGCGCTGACCGCGCCGCGGGGTGGGCGCTGTTCTCCGACACCCGGATCGCGCTCGCGGTCGCGCGCGGGTCAGGACCAGCCGTCGCTCAGCTTGGGGCGGTCGCTCGCCAGCACGGTATTCCCGTGAGCCTTCACGGAACCGGAGGCGCTTGGCTGGTCGCCGACGAAACTGCAGACCCGGCCGCCTTCGCCGAAGCGGTCTATCACTCGCTCGACCGGAAGGTGTGCAACACGCTTAATGTCTGCGCGATCGTCCGCGCGCGCCCCGATCTCGTCCCGGTGTTTCTCGACGCGCTCCGCCGAGCGGGAGAGCGGCGGCAAGGAGCGCGTCTCCATGTCGTGGCCGGTGCCGAAACCGCCGTTCCTCCTGAGTGGTTTCAGCGCGTGGTCACCGTCTCCCGTCCCGACGGGCCACGGGAGGAGCCGCTGGCAGACATCATTCCTCTCGCTGCGCTCAGCACCGAGTGGGAATGGGACGAGACCCCGGAGGTGTCGCTCGTGCTGGTCGAGTCGGTCGAGGAGGCGATCCGGCTGTTCAACCAGTACAGCCCGCGCTTCATCGCGTCGCTCGTGAGCGCCCGCCCGGACGCGCATGCCGCCTTCTACCGAGCCATTGAGGCGCCGTTCGTCGGGAACGGCTTCACGCGCTGGGTCGACGGCCAGTATGCGCTGCGCCGTCCTGAACTGGGGCTCTCCAACTGGCAGTACGGTCGGCTGTTCAGCCGAGGCGGCATTCTCTCCGGCGACGGCGTCTTTACTATCCGCACCCGGGCCTTCCAGCACGACCCGAGCGTCCACCGCTAG
- the lgt gene encoding prolipoprotein diacylglyceryl transferase, which translates to MIEINIDPTMVTLGPFAITWHGFFSAVGLFIGVWVAARLAPSVGLTADDIYNGAPWAVVGGIIGARLFHVVDRWDYYAQNPLQILMITEGGIAIYGAVVGGVIAGYLYARFAKLPVPWFADAAAVGLILGQGIGRIGDIINGEHWGRPADVPWAVVYTHPQTLGQIGVPVHLAVGYEMVLDFALFGLLLALWRKLPGGVIFWLYIALYSVIRLVTSFYRIDTAPWLFGLTQQQVLGILGIALGFPLAFWTYQRGKGAPLPEPKSAATSAPASAEAAGGPTSSPPLG; encoded by the coding sequence ATGATCGAGATCAATATCGACCCGACAATGGTGACCCTCGGGCCATTCGCCATCACTTGGCACGGGTTTTTCTCGGCCGTTGGTCTGTTCATCGGGGTATGGGTTGCGGCCCGCCTCGCGCCGAGCGTGGGTCTGACCGCGGATGACATTTACAACGGTGCGCCGTGGGCGGTCGTCGGCGGCATTATCGGCGCTCGCCTCTTCCATGTTGTCGATCGCTGGGACTACTACGCTCAGAACCCGCTCCAGATCCTCATGATCACGGAAGGGGGGATTGCGATCTATGGCGCCGTCGTCGGCGGCGTCATCGCCGGCTATCTCTACGCCCGCTTCGCGAAGTTGCCCGTTCCTTGGTTTGCCGACGCGGCAGCCGTCGGCCTCATTCTCGGCCAAGGCATCGGGCGCATTGGGGACATCATCAACGGGGAGCATTGGGGACGCCCGGCCGATGTGCCGTGGGCGGTCGTCTACACCCATCCCCAGACGCTCGGTCAGATCGGCGTGCCGGTCCACCTCGCGGTCGGCTACGAGATGGTGCTCGATTTTGCGCTCTTCGGCCTGCTGCTTGCGCTCTGGCGGAAGCTGCCCGGGGGGGTTATCTTCTGGCTCTATATCGCGCTGTACTCGGTCATCCGGCTTGTGACCAGCTTCTACCGCATCGATACCGCTCCCTGGCTGTTCGGGCTGACGCAGCAGCAGGTGCTCGGCATTCTCGGGATTGCGCTCGGCTTCCCCTTGGCGTTCTGGACGTATCAGCGTGGCAAAGGCGCCCCTCTCCCCGAGCCGAAGAGCGCGGCGACGAGCGCGCCCGCTTCCGCCGAGGCTGCCGGCGGGCCAACCTCTTCTCCGCCGCTTGGGTGA
- a CDS encoding acyl-CoA dehydrogenase family protein, with product MEFDLREYDGFRQEVVEWCRQKWPPDGLAPPIRVGGRAEKQFWDEAAECQRELGQRGWLTGAWPVEYGGGGWPKVKQALFNELAAYHRIRGTGNANLGVSTIGPTIMLYGSEEQKRTFLPMIARGEIRWSQGYSEPDAGSDLASLRTRAVADGDEFVINGSKVWNHSQHADYIFLLARTDPDAPKHKGITQFILPRHTPGVTVQPILDAYGNERWTLLTLEDVRLPRSAVVGEVNRGWYQTATSLDFERSQMAWVGQARRLLHDLIAYLKDKKKHGEPILRDPFVRDAISAELVNLEMARWFGYRIAYLQDQGKVPNAEASMSKVFATETQQRIQRLGVNLLGPLGLLSKGSPWAELDGLWDEEYWSAPGTTLAGGTSEIQRNIIATRGLGLPR from the coding sequence GTGGAGTTCGATCTCCGCGAATACGACGGCTTTCGTCAGGAAGTGGTCGAGTGGTGCCGGCAGAAATGGCCGCCGGATGGGCTGGCGCCGCCGATCCGGGTCGGCGGGCGAGCCGAGAAACAGTTTTGGGACGAGGCGGCGGAGTGTCAGCGCGAGCTGGGGCAGCGCGGCTGGCTGACCGGCGCCTGGCCGGTCGAGTACGGCGGCGGCGGCTGGCCGAAGGTGAAGCAGGCGCTGTTCAACGAGCTCGCCGCCTACCACCGTATCCGCGGCACGGGCAATGCCAATCTTGGGGTCTCGACGATTGGGCCGACGATTATGCTCTACGGCTCGGAGGAGCAGAAGCGCACCTTCCTGCCGATGATCGCGCGCGGCGAGATCCGCTGGTCGCAAGGCTACTCCGAGCCTGATGCAGGGTCGGACCTTGCCTCGCTCCGAACGCGGGCGGTCGCCGACGGCGATGAATTCGTCATCAACGGTTCGAAGGTCTGGAACCACTCGCAGCACGCCGACTACATCTTTCTGCTGGCGCGAACGGACCCGGACGCTCCGAAGCACAAAGGGATCACCCAGTTTATTCTGCCGCGCCATACCCCGGGGGTAACCGTCCAGCCAATCCTCGATGCCTACGGCAACGAGCGCTGGACCCTGCTGACGTTGGAAGATGTCCGCCTGCCGCGGAGCGCCGTCGTGGGAGAGGTGAACCGCGGCTGGTATCAGACGGCGACCTCGCTCGACTTTGAGCGTTCGCAGATGGCGTGGGTCGGGCAAGCCCGGCGCCTCCTCCATGATCTGATCGCCTATCTCAAGGACAAAAAGAAGCATGGGGAACCGATCCTCCGCGACCCGTTCGTTCGCGATGCGATCAGCGCGGAGCTGGTCAATCTCGAGATGGCGCGCTGGTTCGGCTACCGCATTGCGTACTTGCAGGATCAGGGGAAGGTGCCGAACGCAGAGGCATCGATGTCGAAGGTGTTCGCGACAGAGACCCAGCAGCGCATCCAGCGCCTTGGGGTCAACCTCCTCGGTCCGTTGGGCCTCCTCTCGAAGGGGTCGCCATGGGCGGAGCTCGACGGGCTGTGGGACGAGGAATACTGGAGCGCGCCGGGGACAACCCTTGCGGGCGGCACCTCGGAGATCCAGCGCAATATCATCGCGACCCGTGGCCTCGGCCTGCCGCGCTAG
- the pheT gene encoding phenylalanine--tRNA ligase subunit beta has translation MKVSLKWLREYVQWTVPVDELAHRLTMAGDEVESIHRIGADWEGVVVGEIVRLAPHPNADRLLLATVDLGGRQQTVVTGAPNLAIGLRVPFAPVGTLLIDGTTGERKRLKAAKIRGIESAGMVCSAKELGLGDDHSGILILPPDAPVGTPLSDLYGDVIFEFKTTPNRPDLLSMLGVAWEVSALTGSPVQAPPLDHPVVEPGIAAQFSVRIDDPDLCGRYSAALVRGVQIGESPRWLRERLEAAGMRPINNVVDITNYVMLEFGQPMHAFDAATIAQNTIIVRRAREGERLTTLDGVERELDPSMLVIADAERAIALAGVMGGLDTEVTERTTEILLESANFHNYTIRRTARRLRMRSEASTRFEKGISPELTIPALQRACRLLTEIAGGRVAAGFLDVYPGCVPLEPRPLSSADVARVLGVTWPLERIEQIFRSLGATVERHGAQLLITPPPWRRDLNLTEDLVEEVARIIGYDELPATGLRGEVPATPPDPVMATSERLRDLMVAAGLQEVITYPLVSRELLTRAGPVPEPIALLNPMTSDQSVLRTSMRPSVLKTIADNSRRQEDGLALFEIGLIYLPRENDLPEERPLLAFALAGPRGRSSWLGVNEPYDFFDGKGIVEAIGERQRLSLSFARSSDPFYHPGRAAEVRRDGILIGTVGEVAPEVCAAFDLSGRVVYGELEVRALVSDTIPIYQPVSRFPDVVQDLAIVVDEPVEAEQIRSLLASGRYVQEVRLFDVYRGAPLAAGKKSLAFTLRFRAPDRTLTEEEVSRIRTGLVEQLAQRFGATLRS, from the coding sequence ATGAAAGTCTCTCTCAAATGGCTGCGCGAGTACGTGCAGTGGACCGTGCCCGTAGATGAGTTGGCGCACCGGCTGACGATGGCTGGCGACGAGGTCGAGAGCATTCACCGGATTGGCGCCGACTGGGAAGGGGTGGTGGTCGGCGAGATCGTGCGCTTAGCTCCTCACCCCAACGCCGACCGGCTCCTGCTCGCCACGGTCGACCTCGGCGGGCGTCAGCAGACGGTGGTGACGGGGGCGCCGAACTTGGCAATCGGCCTGCGCGTGCCGTTTGCACCGGTCGGCACGCTGCTCATCGACGGCACGACAGGAGAGCGAAAGCGGCTCAAAGCAGCCAAGATCCGCGGCATCGAATCGGCAGGAATGGTCTGCTCGGCGAAGGAGCTCGGGCTCGGCGACGACCACAGCGGCATCCTCATCCTGCCGCCCGACGCCCCGGTGGGAACCCCCCTGAGCGACCTCTACGGCGATGTCATCTTCGAGTTCAAGACTACCCCCAACCGGCCGGACTTGCTGTCGATGCTCGGCGTTGCCTGGGAAGTGTCGGCGCTGACCGGCTCCCCTGTCCAAGCGCCGCCCCTCGACCACCCGGTCGTCGAGCCCGGGATCGCCGCTCAATTCTCGGTCCGGATCGATGACCCCGATCTCTGCGGGCGCTACAGCGCGGCCCTCGTGCGCGGCGTTCAGATCGGTGAATCGCCCCGCTGGCTGCGGGAGCGGCTCGAGGCAGCGGGAATGCGGCCGATCAACAACGTCGTCGATATCACGAACTATGTCATGCTCGAGTTCGGTCAGCCGATGCATGCCTTTGACGCGGCGACGATCGCCCAGAACACGATCATCGTGCGGCGCGCGCGAGAGGGCGAACGGCTGACAACGCTCGACGGGGTCGAACGGGAACTCGACCCCTCGATGCTCGTGATCGCCGACGCGGAGCGGGCGATCGCGCTCGCAGGCGTGATGGGAGGGCTCGACACCGAGGTGACCGAACGGACCACCGAGATCCTGCTCGAGTCGGCCAACTTCCATAACTACACCATCCGGCGAACGGCAAGACGCCTGCGGATGCGGTCGGAGGCCTCGACCCGGTTCGAGAAGGGGATCAGTCCCGAACTGACCATCCCCGCCCTCCAGCGCGCCTGTCGGCTCCTCACCGAGATCGCGGGCGGGCGCGTCGCTGCGGGGTTCTTGGACGTCTATCCTGGCTGCGTCCCGCTCGAACCCCGGCCTCTTTCGAGCGCCGATGTCGCGCGCGTTCTCGGGGTCACCTGGCCGCTCGAGCGGATTGAACAGATCTTCCGCTCCCTCGGCGCGACTGTCGAGCGTCACGGAGCGCAGCTGCTGATTACGCCGCCTCCTTGGCGGCGCGACCTGAACCTGACCGAGGACCTTGTCGAGGAAGTCGCGCGCATTATCGGCTACGACGAGCTCCCGGCGACCGGACTGCGCGGCGAGGTCCCGGCCACTCCCCCCGACCCCGTGATGGCAACGAGTGAACGGCTGCGCGACCTGATGGTAGCGGCCGGACTTCAAGAGGTGATCACCTACCCGCTGGTCAGCCGCGAGCTGCTCACCCGCGCTGGGCCGGTGCCCGAGCCGATCGCGCTGCTCAACCCGATGACCAGCGACCAGTCGGTGCTGCGAACGAGTATGCGGCCGAGCGTGCTGAAGACGATCGCCGACAACAGTCGCCGCCAAGAGGACGGGCTCGCGCTCTTCGAGATCGGGCTGATCTATCTTCCCCGGGAGAACGACCTGCCGGAGGAGCGGCCGCTGCTCGCCTTCGCGCTCGCTGGTCCGCGCGGCCGCAGCTCATGGCTCGGCGTGAATGAGCCGTATGATTTCTTCGACGGCAAAGGGATCGTCGAGGCGATCGGTGAACGGCAGCGGCTCTCCCTCAGCTTCGCCCGTTCGTCCGACCCGTTTTACCATCCCGGCCGCGCGGCCGAGGTGCGGCGCGACGGCATCCTGATTGGCACGGTGGGCGAGGTCGCTCCGGAGGTGTGCGCCGCGTTCGACCTGAGCGGGCGGGTCGTTTACGGCGAGCTGGAAGTGCGGGCGCTCGTTAGCGACACGATCCCCATCTACCAGCCCGTATCGCGCTTTCCCGATGTCGTCCAAGACCTCGCCATCGTGGTCGACGAGCCGGTGGAGGCAGAGCAGATCCGCTCCCTCCTCGCGAGCGGCCGCTACGTTCAGGAAGTCCGGCTGTTCGATGTCTACCGCGGGGCGCCGCTTGCCGCCGGGAAGAAGTCGCTCGCTTTTACCCTGCGCTTCCGCGCCCCCGACCGCACCCTGACGGAGGAGGAGGTGTCCCGCATCCGCACCGGGCTGGTTGAGCAGCTGGCGCAGCGCTTCGGCGCAACGCTGCGGAGCTGA